The following proteins are encoded in a genomic region of Zea mays cultivar B73 chromosome 9, Zm-B73-REFERENCE-NAM-5.0, whole genome shotgun sequence:
- the LOC103639274 gene encoding probable 2-oxoglutarate-dependent dioxygenase At5g05600, producing the protein MHAVGRLVLTLKPAPMTSCFNSGAGWPEPVVRVQAVSDTCGDTIPERYVKPLPERPRLSPASDVGGGRNIPVIDLSMPDVDATSRAVAAACREWGFFQAVNHGVRPELLRGARAAWRGFFKQPAEVRERYANSPSTYEGYGSRLGTAKGGPLDWGDYYFLHLLPSSLKNHEKWPSLPYSLRGTTEEYGEEVLHLCRRVMRLLSSGLGLEAGRLQAAFGGEGGEGACLRINFYPRCPQPELTLGVAGHSDPGGMTMLLVDDHVKGLQVRGPDGQWIIVDPVPDAFIVNIGDQIQVLSNAAYKSVEHRVTVSATEDRLSMAFFYNPRSDLPIAPMAELVGPGRPALYPEMTFDEYRVFIRQRGLAGKAQLESMQKAAATAADGGRRQLVHQLAATEHIISRASWSVSDA; encoded by the exons ATGCACGCAGTAGGGCGTCTTGTCTTAACTCTTAAGCCAGCTCCGATGACAAGCTGCTTCAACAGCGGCGCCGGCTGGCCGGAGCCCGTGGTGCGCGTCCAGGCCGTGTCGGACACCTGCGGCGACACGATCCCGGAGCGGTACGTGAAGCCTCTGCCGGAGCGGCCCCGGCTCTCGCCAGCCTCCGATGTCGGCGGCGGCCGGAACATCCCAGTCATAGACCTGTCAATGCCAGACGTGGACGCGACATCCCGTGCTGTGGCAGCGGCGTGCCGGGAGTGGGGCTTTTTCCAGGCAGTGAACCACGGCGTTCGCCCGGAGCTGCTGCGCGGCGCGCGCGCGGCGTGGCGTGGCTTCTTCAAGCAGCCCGCGGAGGTGCGCGAGCGCTACGCGAACTCGCCGTCGACGTACGAGGGCTACGGCAGCCGCCTCGGCACCGCTAAGGGAGGCCCCCTGGATTGGGGCGACTACTACTTCCTCCACCTCCTGCCGTCGTCCCTCAAGAACCACGAAAAGTggccttccctcccttactctctaCG GGGCACGACGGAGGAGTATGGAGAGGAAGTGTTGCATCTGTGCCGGAGGGTGATGCGGCTGCTTTCCAGCGGGCTGGGACTGGAAGCCGGAAGACTGCAGGCGGCGTTCGGCGGAGAGGGTGGCGAAGGGGCGTGCTTGCGGATCAACTTCTACCCGCGGTGCCCGCAGCCAGAACTCACGCTGGGCGTAGCGGGGCACTCCGACCCCGGCGGCATGACCATGCTGCTGGTCGACGACCACGTGAAGGGCCTGCAGGTAAGGGGACCCGACGGACAGTGGATCATCGTCGACCCCGTCCCCGACGCCTTCATTGTCAACATCGGTGACCAGATCCAG GTGCTGAGCAACGCGGCATACAAGAGCGTGGAGCACCGAGTGACGGTGAGCGCCACGGAGGACCGGCTGTCTATGGCTTTCTTCTACAACCCGCGAAGCGACCTGCCCATCGCGCCGATGGCGGAGCTGGTGGGGCCAGGCCGGCCGGCGCTGTACCCGGAGATGACCTTCGATGAGTACCGCGTCTTCATTCGGCAACGCGGTTTGGCCGGCAAGGCGCAACTTGAGTCCATGCAGaaagccgccgccaccgccgccgacgGCGGCCGCCGCCAGCTCGTCCACCAGCTAGCAGCTACTGAACATATCATCTCCAGGGCCAGCTGGTCTGTTAGCGATGCATAA